In a single window of the Engraulis encrasicolus isolate BLACKSEA-1 unplaced genomic scaffold, IST_EnEncr_1.0 scaffold_52_np1212, whole genome shotgun sequence genome:
- the LOC134444365 gene encoding C-type mannose receptor 2-like, protein MIKNEQFHVVKEEKTWTDAQQYCREKFTDLATIHNLTDMEEIKRVIKDAGIGIEWGVWIGLKNGEWQWSLADEAKFRNWDTDDEQPDGREGLNSTQPYVLVEEEKTWPDAQRYCRDHYTDLASVRNQAENDNITGLLTGGNDDAWIGLFRNAWEWSDGSSSSFHHWNSEEPNNDYSVNGLCVEMWPSGWNDVSCHHPKYFVCYEDKLVLVPENKTWMEALQYCRQHHVDLVSVTSAKTQRWVEGWAKGASSQQVWLGLRYYRSLGFWFWINGYSVCYDNFASSGDRMPSCDIAVAAVGRETGQWETYCSGDYRRQERASRRFNQSGEGVQKV, encoded by the exons ATGATCAAGAATGAACAG TTCCATGTGGTGAAAGAGGAGAAGACCTGGACAGATGCCCAGCAGTACTGCAGAGAGAAgttcactgacctggccaccataCACAACTTGACAGACATGGAGGAGATCAAGAGAGTGATCAAAGATGCAGGTATTGGGATTGAGTGGGGGGTTTGGATCGGGCTGAAGAATGGAGAGTGGCAGTGGTCTCTGGCTGATGAGGCTAAGTTCCGGAACTGGGATACAGATGATGAACAGCCCGATGGCAGAGAAG GGCTAAACTCCACACAGCCCTATGTGCTGGTTGAAGAGGAGAAGACCTGGCCAGATGCTCAGAGATACTGCAGAGACCACTACACAGACCTGGCCAGCGTGAGGAACCAGGCAGAGAACGACAACATCACAGGTCTACTTACAGGAGGAAATGACGATGCATGGATTGGTCTGTTCAGAAATGCCTgggagtggtcagatggcagcagcTCCTCATTTCACCACTGGAATTCTGAGGAACCCAACAATGACTACAGTGTGAATGGGCTCTGTGTGGAAATGTGGCCCTCTGGTTGGAATGATGTATCCTGTCATCATCCTAAATACTTTGTCTGCTATGAAG ACAAGCTGGTCCTGGTTCCTGAGAACAAGACCTGGATGGAGGCTCTGCAGTACTGCAGACAGCACCATGTGGACCTGGTGTCTGTGACCTCTGCGAAGACCCAGcgctgggtggaggggtgggccaAAGGAGCCTCATCTCAACAGGTGTGGCTGGGCCTGCGCTACTACCGCAGCCTTGGCTTCTGGTTCTGGATCAATGGATACTCTGTCTGCTATGACAACTTCGCCTCCAGTGGAGACAGAATGCCGAGCTGTGACATCGCTGTGGCAGCAGTCGGAAGAGAGACGGGCCAGTGG GAGACGTACTGCAGTGGAGACTACCGGAGGCAGGAGAGGGCGTCCAGAAGGTTTAACCAATCAGGAGAGGGCGTCCAGAAGGTTTAA